In Rhipicephalus microplus isolate Deutch F79 chromosome 7, USDA_Rmic, whole genome shotgun sequence, one genomic interval encodes:
- the zuc gene encoding mitochondrial cardiolipin hydrolase zuc: MRVADVLAVAFGVSVLTEVAYFIYIKVTAKKKRRLSKKAAAFGNQVIFFPDRGVACPKATHDDSDTCGNPQCCFLHGRTSLRTLVHTLTSAERTLDVCVYMITCDTLGDAIIGTHQRGRAVRVITEAEGSDTPGSQIGRLREAGIPVRVNNHSSFLMHHKFALVDRELLISGSFNWTRQAITGNHENLIMTSEPDLVDSYTREFTRLWELFKPRPVQNNEGHHNADVW, translated from the exons ATGCGAGTGGCGGACGTGCTTGCCGTCGCCTTTGGCGTTTCGGTGCTCACTGAGGTAGCCTACTTTATTTATATCAAGGTGACGGCCAAGAAGAAGCGGCGCTTGAGCAAGAAGGCAGCTGCCTTCGGCAACCAG gttatcttttttccggATCGTGGCGTAGCGTGCCCCAAAGCGACGCACGATGATTCCGACACGTGCGGCAACCCGCAGTGCTGCTTCCTGCACGGCCGCACCTCGCTCCGCACGCTGGTTCACACGCTCACGTCGGCCGAGCGTACGCTCGACGTGTGTGTTTACATGATCACCTGCGACACCCTGGGCGACGCCATCATCGGCACGCACCAACGCGGCCGCGCCGTCCGAGTCATCACCGAGGCGGAGGGATCCGACACGCCGGGCTCCCAAATCGGCCGGCTGCGCGAAGCCG GCATACCCGTGCGGGTCAACAACCATTCATCGTTCTTGATGCACCACAAGTTTGCACTGGTCGACCGGGAGCTGCTCATCAGTGGCTCGTTCAACTGGACTCGCCAGGCCATCACAG GCAACCATGAGAATCTAATCATGACAAGCGAGCCGGACCTCGTGGATTCGTACACGCGCGAGTTCACTCGGCTGTGGGAGCTGTTCAAGCCACGGCCTGTACAGAACAACGAAGGGCACCACAACGCGGATGTGTGGTGA
- the LOC119179500 gene encoding Golgi apparatus membrane protein TVP23 homolog B isoform X2, translating into MEGTEDAASIDFGDVERGVIRKAPRHRMAAFFHLAFRTTALLTYLLCRLFTDSFVSSFVCILLLLCMDFWTVKNVTGRLLVGLRWWNYVDDAGKSHWVFESRKAGEQTTDASEASLFWMGLIGAPVLWTLFFFVSLFSWNFQWLMVTMIALALNGANLYGYIRCRLGSKGSMKAAASNFFGQQLLRGMFSKKEAAPPARDSGTAQLQP; encoded by the exons ATGGAAGGCACGGAGGATGCGGCCTCCATCGACTTCGGCGACGTCGAACGTGGAGTCATCAGGAAGGCTCCCAG GCATCGGATGGCGGCGTTCTTCCACCTGGCTTTCCGGACGACGGCGCTGCTTACGTACCTGTTGTGCCGCCTCTTCACGGACAGCTTTGTGTCCAGCTTTGTGTGCATCCTGCTGCTGCTCTGCATGGACTTCTGGACCGTCAAGAACGTCACGGGCCGTCTGCTGGTCGGACTCCGGTGGTGGAACTATGTCGACGATGCCGGGAAGAGCCACTGGGTCTTTGAGAGCCGCAAG GCGGGTGAGCAGACCACAGATGCCTCGGAAGCAAGCCTATTCTGGATGGGGCTCATCGGAGCACCTGTCCTGTGGACGCTCTTTTTCTTCGTCTCCCTGTTCAGCTGGAACTTTCAGTGGCTG ATGGTGACAATGATAGCCCTGGCCCTAAACGGGGCCAACCTGTATGGCTACATCCGCTGTCGGTTGGGTTCAAAGGGATCCATGAAGGCAGCTGCCTCCAACTTCTTCGGACAGCAGCTGCTTCGTGGG ATGTTCAGCAAGAAAGAAGCGGCGCCCCCTGCGAGAGATAGTGGAACGGCCCAGCTTCAGCCGTGA
- the LOC119179500 gene encoding Golgi apparatus membrane protein TVP23 homolog B isoform X4 has product MEGTEDAASIDFGDVERGVIRKAPSFVSSFVCILLLLCMDFWTVKNVTGRLLVGLRWWNYVDDAGKSHWVFESRKAGEQTTDASEASLFWMGLIGAPVLWTLFFFVSLFSWNFQWLMVTMIALALNGANLYGYIRCRLGSKGSMKAAASNFFGQQLLRGMFSKKEAAPPARDSGTAQLQP; this is encoded by the exons ATGGAAGGCACGGAGGATGCGGCCTCCATCGACTTCGGCGACGTCGAACGTGGAGTCATCAGGAAGGCTCCCAG CTTTGTGTCCAGCTTTGTGTGCATCCTGCTGCTGCTCTGCATGGACTTCTGGACCGTCAAGAACGTCACGGGCCGTCTGCTGGTCGGACTCCGGTGGTGGAACTATGTCGACGATGCCGGGAAGAGCCACTGGGTCTTTGAGAGCCGCAAG GCGGGTGAGCAGACCACAGATGCCTCGGAAGCAAGCCTATTCTGGATGGGGCTCATCGGAGCACCTGTCCTGTGGACGCTCTTTTTCTTCGTCTCCCTGTTCAGCTGGAACTTTCAGTGGCTG ATGGTGACAATGATAGCCCTGGCCCTAAACGGGGCCAACCTGTATGGCTACATCCGCTGTCGGTTGGGTTCAAAGGGATCCATGAAGGCAGCTGCCTCCAACTTCTTCGGACAGCAGCTGCTTCGTGGG ATGTTCAGCAAGAAAGAAGCGGCGCCCCCTGCGAGAGATAGTGGAACGGCCCAGCTTCAGCCGTGA
- the LOC119179500 gene encoding Golgi apparatus membrane protein TVP23 homolog B isoform X1 translates to MATLSGEMSNSSSALMEGTEDAASIDFGDVERGVIRKAPRHRMAAFFHLAFRTTALLTYLLCRLFTDSFVSSFVCILLLLCMDFWTVKNVTGRLLVGLRWWNYVDDAGKSHWVFESRKAGEQTTDASEASLFWMGLIGAPVLWTLFFFVSLFSWNFQWLMVTMIALALNGANLYGYIRCRLGSKGSMKAAASNFFGQQLLRGMFSKKEAAPPARDSGTAQLQP, encoded by the exons ATGGCTACATTAAGCGGAGAGATGAGCAACTCCTCCAGC GCCCTGATGGAAGGCACGGAGGATGCGGCCTCCATCGACTTCGGCGACGTCGAACGTGGAGTCATCAGGAAGGCTCCCAG GCATCGGATGGCGGCGTTCTTCCACCTGGCTTTCCGGACGACGGCGCTGCTTACGTACCTGTTGTGCCGCCTCTTCACGGACAGCTTTGTGTCCAGCTTTGTGTGCATCCTGCTGCTGCTCTGCATGGACTTCTGGACCGTCAAGAACGTCACGGGCCGTCTGCTGGTCGGACTCCGGTGGTGGAACTATGTCGACGATGCCGGGAAGAGCCACTGGGTCTTTGAGAGCCGCAAG GCGGGTGAGCAGACCACAGATGCCTCGGAAGCAAGCCTATTCTGGATGGGGCTCATCGGAGCACCTGTCCTGTGGACGCTCTTTTTCTTCGTCTCCCTGTTCAGCTGGAACTTTCAGTGGCTG ATGGTGACAATGATAGCCCTGGCCCTAAACGGGGCCAACCTGTATGGCTACATCCGCTGTCGGTTGGGTTCAAAGGGATCCATGAAGGCAGCTGCCTCCAACTTCTTCGGACAGCAGCTGCTTCGTGGG ATGTTCAGCAAGAAAGAAGCGGCGCCCCCTGCGAGAGATAGTGGAACGGCCCAGCTTCAGCCGTGA
- the LOC119179500 gene encoding Golgi apparatus membrane protein TVP23 homolog B isoform X3: MATLSGEMSNSSSALMEGTEDAASIDFGDVERGVIRKAPSFVSSFVCILLLLCMDFWTVKNVTGRLLVGLRWWNYVDDAGKSHWVFESRKAGEQTTDASEASLFWMGLIGAPVLWTLFFFVSLFSWNFQWLMVTMIALALNGANLYGYIRCRLGSKGSMKAAASNFFGQQLLRGMFSKKEAAPPARDSGTAQLQP, translated from the exons ATGGCTACATTAAGCGGAGAGATGAGCAACTCCTCCAGC GCCCTGATGGAAGGCACGGAGGATGCGGCCTCCATCGACTTCGGCGACGTCGAACGTGGAGTCATCAGGAAGGCTCCCAG CTTTGTGTCCAGCTTTGTGTGCATCCTGCTGCTGCTCTGCATGGACTTCTGGACCGTCAAGAACGTCACGGGCCGTCTGCTGGTCGGACTCCGGTGGTGGAACTATGTCGACGATGCCGGGAAGAGCCACTGGGTCTTTGAGAGCCGCAAG GCGGGTGAGCAGACCACAGATGCCTCGGAAGCAAGCCTATTCTGGATGGGGCTCATCGGAGCACCTGTCCTGTGGACGCTCTTTTTCTTCGTCTCCCTGTTCAGCTGGAACTTTCAGTGGCTG ATGGTGACAATGATAGCCCTGGCCCTAAACGGGGCCAACCTGTATGGCTACATCCGCTGTCGGTTGGGTTCAAAGGGATCCATGAAGGCAGCTGCCTCCAACTTCTTCGGACAGCAGCTGCTTCGTGGG ATGTTCAGCAAGAAAGAAGCGGCGCCCCCTGCGAGAGATAGTGGAACGGCCCAGCTTCAGCCGTGA